TCGGTGGCCTCCTCGAGGCCGTCGTCGCGGACGGCCGCGGTGTGCTGTGTCGCGAGGCCGGCGTCGGTCAGCACGTCCTCGAACTCGCTCTGGAAGCGGTGGCTGACGCGGCGCGCGGCCGTCTGTGCCTCGACGACCCGGCGGTAGCGGGCCACCGTCGCCTCGTCTGCGTCGAACGCGTCGGCCAGGTCGGCGTCGTCGGCGCCCTCGCCGACCCGGCGGCGGAACTGCGCGACGTCGAAGGGGGCGTCGTCGTCCGTCTCGCGGACGAGGTGGAGGTCGAGTCGGGCCTCGCGAACCGCCGCGGCCGAGACCCCGAGGTCGGCCGCGATGGCCGCGTCCGCCCGGCCCTCGTAGACGGCTCTGACGAGCGCCACGAGCGACTCGTCGTCGAGGTCCGTGTGGAACTCGTAGCGGTCGCGCATCCGGGCGACGACGTCCCCGAGGCGCTCGTCGACGGTCGCTTCGTCGACGTCGGTCAGCGACCCGCGACCCGCGTCCTGTGATTCCGTGACCGAGTCCTCGCCGGCGACGTCGATGAAGAGGTCACGGAGTGATTCGGTCTTCTCGTCCATCGGACCGGAGAGAACCGGGTCCGCACGTATATAGTTGTCGGCTATCCGACGTTATCTCTGGTAAACTCTCAACGGACGCAAAATTCCCGCCGGACGGCGCGGGACCGTGGCAAGGTTTAAGCCCGAGCCTCTCGCGTGAGAATACATGTCAGTCGCGCTCCAGACGGTCACGCGACCGACGTTCTGGCGCATCGGGGACGTCGGCAAGGCCGTCTTCTACTACCTGGCGGCCGTCGCCCTCCTGGTGTTCCTCTTTGGGACCTACGAGCGCGTCCGCCGGTACACGCGCGGGAGCGAGGACCCGTTCGATCGCCTCGACGACCTGCCGGGGCGGACGCTCGCGGCCGCCCGCCTCGCGCTGTCGAACCGCAAGCAACTGGACCGGGACGTCGTCGCCGGCGTGATGCACGCCTTCGTCGTCTGGGGCTTCCTGACGCTGCTCATCGGCACGACGATACTGGGCATCGACATGGACCTCTACCGGCCGCTGACCGGCGACTCCTTCTTCGTCGGGGACTTCTATCTCTCCTATTCGTTCGTGATGGACGCGATGGGGCTGTTGTTCGTCGTGGGGGTCGGTGTCGCGCTCTGGCGGCGCTACGGGCGCCGACTGGAGCGGCTCCACGGCCGGCACACCTCGCGCGAGGACGGGCTCTTTCTCGGCGCGCTGTTCGTGCTGGGCGTCGGCGGCTACGTCACCGAAGGCCTGCGCATCCTGGGGACCTCGGCGGTCCGGGACGTGAGCTTCGAGACGGTGAGCTTCGTCGGGTGGTCGATCGCAGAAGCGTTCTCGGCCGCCGGCGTCACCCCCCAGATGGCCACGACGGCCTACCCCGCCGTCTGGTGGAGCCACGCGCTCGTCGCCCTGTGGTTCGTCGCCTGGGTCCCCTACGCCAAGCCGTTCCACATGCTCTCGTCGTTCGCGAACCTCGTGACCCGCGACGAACAGGCCGGCGTCCGCCTCCCCGGCGTGCCCGCCGACGCCGCGCCCGAGGACATCGGCCCCAGCGAGATCGACGACTTCTCCTGGAAGCAGTTGCTCGACCACGACGCCTGCACGAAGTGTGGCCGCTGTTCGTCGGTCTGTCCCGCGAAGGCCTCGGGCCGGCCGCTCGACCCGCGGGACGTCATCCTGGACCTGAAACGCTACCGCGAGGACGTCGACGCCGGCGGCGAGTC
The DNA window shown above is from Haloarcula halobia and carries:
- a CDS encoding conditioned medium-induced protein 4, which produces MDEKTESLRDLFIDVAGEDSVTESQDAGRGSLTDVDEATVDERLGDVVARMRDRYEFHTDLDDESLVALVRAVYEGRADAAIAADLGVSAAAVREARLDLHLVRETDDDAPFDVAQFRRRVGEGADDADLADAFDADEATVARYRRVVEAQTAARRVSHRFQSEFEDVLTDAGLATQHTAAVRDDGLEEATEDIDSLDSDADVSM